In Myxococcales bacterium, one genomic interval encodes:
- a CDS encoding 6-phosphofructokinase, producing the protein MSRLEGKVLVAQGGGPTAVINQSLVGAVLEARKFTQVTRVYGALHGVKGIVNEEFVDLTRETTHNLESVANTPSSALLSTREKPNEEYCARMFKVMQAHDIRYFFYVGGNDSSDTVRIVKDQADAANYELRAIHIPKTIDNDLVINDHCPGFGSAARFVGQAFMGINLDTRALPGVYIAVIMGRHAGFLAASASLARKYVDEGPHLIYVPERTFSLDRFLGEVQEVYARHGRCIVSVSEGIADANHTPILTTLVERERDAHGNVELSGTGALADLLAGTVKQRLGIKRVRSDTFGYLQRSFVGCVSDRDAHEAREVGEKAVQFAMWDNVDGSIVLRRPVLNYSVEYDLVPVEEVAAKTKTMPDAFINEAGNGVTDAFYSYCRPLVGSGFPETHRIRGLLVDKVLG; encoded by the coding sequence ATGAGCAGACTCGAAGGGAAGGTCCTCGTCGCGCAGGGCGGCGGCCCGACGGCCGTCATCAACCAGAGCCTCGTGGGGGCCGTGCTCGAGGCCCGCAAGTTCACCCAGGTGACGCGCGTCTACGGCGCGCTCCACGGCGTGAAGGGCATCGTGAACGAGGAGTTCGTGGACCTCACCCGGGAGACCACGCACAACCTCGAGAGCGTCGCGAACACTCCCTCGTCGGCGCTGCTGTCGACCCGCGAGAAGCCCAACGAAGAGTACTGTGCGCGCATGTTCAAGGTGATGCAAGCGCATGATATTCGTTACTTTTTCTATGTTGGTGGGAACGACTCCTCCGACACCGTGCGCATCGTCAAGGACCAGGCCGACGCGGCCAACTACGAGCTCCGCGCGATCCACATCCCCAAGACCATCGACAACGATCTGGTCATCAACGACCACTGCCCGGGCTTCGGCTCGGCGGCGCGCTTCGTCGGGCAGGCCTTCATGGGCATCAACCTCGACACGCGCGCGCTGCCTGGCGTGTACATCGCGGTCATCATGGGCCGGCACGCCGGGTTCCTCGCGGCGTCGGCCTCGCTCGCGCGCAAGTACGTCGACGAGGGGCCGCACCTCATCTACGTGCCCGAGCGCACCTTCTCGCTCGACCGCTTCCTCGGCGAGGTGCAGGAGGTCTACGCGCGTCACGGGCGCTGCATCGTCTCGGTGTCGGAGGGCATCGCCGACGCGAACCACACGCCGATCCTCACCACGCTCGTCGAGCGGGAGCGCGACGCCCACGGCAACGTGGAGCTCTCCGGCACCGGCGCCCTCGCCGATTTGCTCGCCGGCACGGTGAAGCAGCGCCTCGGCATCAAGCGGGTCCGCTCCGACACGTTCGGGTACCTCCAGCGCTCGTTCGTCGGGTGCGTGTCCGACCGCGACGCGCACGAGGCGCGCGAGGTGGGCGAGAAGGCCGTGCAGTTCGCCATGTGGGACAACGTCGACGGCTCGATCGTGCTCCGGCGCCCCGTGCTGAACTACTCGGTCGAGTACGACCTCGTCCCCGTCGAGGAGGTCGCGGCGAAGACCAAGACCATGCCCGACGCGTTCATCAACGAGGCCGGCAACGGCGTGACCGACGCGTTCTACTCGTACTGCCGGCCGCTGGTCGGGTCGGGCTTCCCCGAGACCCACCGCATCCGCGGGCTCCTGGTCGACAAGGTCCTCGGCTGA
- a CDS encoding CPBP family intramembrane metalloprotease, with protein sequence MSANDAEDGGLPQPPEHAARDVVYVREPGGTASRVPIAALTHGDRPAPVRVSAHTEVAISARGPFEPLAFAVARDAAMRSRLAAGLNLPIVGAYSRLRPFFYVGLVPLLMLAELDREMLHGYHGARVRLALGLAFAVGMAVDFARRVPRHAGASAAVLLWVAARYAHILAVTCGRTENAAVGVFAPALAVGVALTLLARAPSGNRLTEAILDRLGVDPSEVVRVRLGEPPSRALVATSVGAAVALPLLLAAMNRAGAGLWTTGLTLVLYGAVVPDLVTRLLERPASPAPPAPPTPRARFGRIALAATVGFALTYGLVSGAHRSFDAGIYLQRCTHPDAFEREGRRLLEAETREVERGVARAKDRLPILLMTVLAVPLAEERLYRGLLQRVLTRRYGERRGLVAASLLFGAAHLAVYRVASYQAALLGFGFGTAWVGGGLPASLLAHAVWNAHLLL encoded by the coding sequence ATGAGCGCGAACGACGCGGAAGACGGCGGGCTGCCGCAGCCGCCCGAGCACGCCGCGCGCGACGTCGTCTACGTGCGGGAGCCAGGCGGGACGGCGAGCCGCGTCCCGATCGCGGCGCTGACGCACGGCGACCGGCCGGCGCCCGTGCGCGTGTCCGCGCACACCGAGGTCGCGATCTCGGCCCGCGGGCCCTTCGAGCCGCTCGCCTTCGCGGTCGCGCGCGACGCCGCGATGCGCTCGCGGCTCGCCGCGGGGCTGAACCTCCCGATCGTAGGGGCTTATTCGCGGCTCCGGCCCTTCTTTTACGTGGGCCTCGTGCCGTTGCTCATGCTCGCCGAGCTCGACCGCGAGATGCTCCACGGATACCACGGCGCGCGGGTGCGCCTCGCGCTCGGCCTCGCGTTCGCCGTGGGCATGGCGGTGGATTTCGCGCGGAGGGTGCCGCGCCACGCCGGGGCGTCGGCGGCGGTGCTGCTGTGGGTGGCCGCGCGCTACGCGCACATCCTCGCCGTCACCTGCGGCCGCACCGAGAACGCGGCGGTCGGCGTGTTCGCGCCGGCGCTCGCCGTGGGCGTGGCGCTCACGCTGCTCGCGCGGGCGCCCAGCGGGAACCGGCTCACCGAGGCGATCCTCGACAGGCTCGGCGTCGACCCCTCCGAGGTGGTGCGCGTGCGCCTCGGCGAGCCACCGTCGCGCGCGCTCGTGGCCACGAGCGTCGGCGCCGCGGTCGCGCTCCCGCTGCTGCTCGCCGCGATGAACCGCGCGGGGGCGGGCCTCTGGACCACGGGGCTCACGCTCGTGCTCTACGGCGCCGTCGTCCCAGACCTCGTCACGCGCCTCCTCGAGCGCCCCGCCAGCCCTGCGCCCCCCGCGCCCCCCACGCCGCGCGCGCGCTTCGGTCGAATCGCGCTCGCGGCCACGGTCGGGTTCGCCCTCACCTACGGGCTCGTGTCCGGCGCACACCGCAGCTTCGACGCGGGGATTTACCTGCAGCGCTGTACGCACCCGGACGCGTTCGAGCGCGAGGGGCGTCGCCTCCTCGAGGCGGAGACGCGCGAGGTCGAGCGCGGCGTCGCGCGCGCGAAGGACCGGCTGCCGATCCTGCTCATGACCGTGCTCGCCGTACCGCTCGCCGAGGAGCGCCTCTACCGAGGGCTCCTCCAGCGCGTGCTCACGCGACGCTACGGCGAGCGACGCGGGCTGGTGGCCGCCTCGCTGTTGTTCGGCGCCGCGCACCTCGCGGTGTACCGCGTGGCGTCCTACCAGGCCGCGCTGCTCGGGTTCGGGTTCGGGACCGCGTGGGTCGGGGGCGGCCTGCCCGCCTCGCTCCTCGCACACGCGGTCTGGAACGCGCACCTGCTCTTGTGA